One window from the genome of Streptomyces cadmiisoli encodes:
- a CDS encoding Gfo/Idh/MocA family protein → MTTDSVRWGILATGGIAASFTADLVDLPDAEVVAVASRSEASARAFADRFGIPRAYGDWESLARDEGVDVVYVATPHSAHRAAAGLCLAAGRNVLCEKAFTLNLREAEELVALAREHGRFLMEAMWMYCNPLVRRMKALVDDGAIGEVRSVQADFGLSGPFPPAHRLRDPRQGGGALLDLGVYPVSFAHLLLGEPSDIAARSVLSDEGVDLQTGALLSWDSGALASVHCSIVGGTPVTASVTGSLGRIDIPAGFFNPDRFVLCRDGREPEEFRHDPAADPHNSLKHEAREVMRALRAGETESPLVPLEGTLAVMRTLDTIRDRVGVRYPGERDEPLLTPA, encoded by the coding sequence ATGACGACGGACAGCGTGCGATGGGGAATCCTGGCGACGGGCGGCATCGCCGCGTCGTTCACGGCGGATCTGGTGGACCTGCCGGACGCGGAGGTGGTGGCCGTGGCCTCGCGGTCCGAGGCCTCGGCGCGGGCGTTCGCGGACCGGTTCGGGATACCCCGGGCGTACGGCGACTGGGAGTCCCTCGCGCGCGACGAGGGCGTCGACGTGGTCTACGTCGCCACCCCGCACTCGGCCCACCGGGCGGCGGCCGGCCTGTGCCTGGCGGCCGGGCGGAACGTGCTGTGCGAGAAGGCGTTCACGCTGAACCTGCGCGAGGCGGAGGAACTGGTCGCGCTGGCCCGGGAGCACGGGCGGTTCCTGATGGAGGCCATGTGGATGTACTGCAATCCGCTGGTGCGCCGCATGAAGGCGCTGGTGGACGACGGCGCGATCGGCGAGGTGCGCAGCGTCCAGGCGGACTTCGGGCTGTCGGGCCCCTTCCCGCCCGCGCACCGGCTGCGCGATCCGCGGCAGGGCGGCGGCGCGCTGCTCGACCTCGGCGTGTACCCGGTGTCCTTCGCGCATCTGCTGCTGGGTGAGCCGTCGGACATCGCGGCGAGATCGGTGCTGTCCGACGAGGGGGTCGACCTCCAGACGGGCGCGCTGCTCTCCTGGGACAGCGGCGCGCTCGCCTCGGTGCACTGCTCCATCGTCGGCGGTACGCCCGTCACCGCCTCGGTCACCGGTTCGCTCGGCCGCATCGACATCCCGGCCGGCTTCTTCAACCCGGACCGCTTCGTGCTGTGCCGTGACGGCCGCGAGCCCGAGGAGTTCCGCCACGACCCGGCCGCCGACCCGCACAACAGCCTCAAGCACGAGGCCCGTGAGGTGATGCGCGCCCTGCGCGCCGGGGAGACCGAGTCGCCGCTCGTCCCGCTGGAAGGCACGCTCGCGGTGATGCGGACGCTCGACACGATCCGTGACCGCGTCGGCGTCCGCTACCCCGGCGAGCGGGACGAGCCGCTGCTCACACCTGCGTGA
- a CDS encoding multidrug effflux MFS transporter, producing the protein MPEGRASIPDLSRAAAPTKRPPVRAQRRTGLLVTFLLGGLTATPPLAMDMYLPALPRVGESLHAPAATVQLTLTACLAGMAVGQLVVGPMSDRWGRRRPLLAGLVVYVVATVLCALAPTAESLVAFRLVQGLAGAGGIVIARAVVRDLYDGVAMARFFSTLMLVSGAAPIVAPLIGGQILRVTDWRGVFVVLAVVGVLLTAVVGARLPETLEPADRHQGGVGEALHAMRRLLADLPFTGYMLSGGFTFAALFAYISASPFVVQEIYGASPQTFSLLFAVNSVGLVVAGQINGKVLVGRVSLERVFAAGLGIVVLAAVALLLMSLDVFGETGLTPIAVALFVLMSAMGFALPNAQSLALLRVRHSAGSASALLGATSFLVGAVASPLVGIAGEHTAVPMAVVQLAAALVAVGCFVGMCRPWNTRTVAEGGGTPRSGASENLGEES; encoded by the coding sequence ATGCCCGAAGGCAGGGCATCGATACCGGATCTTTCACGGGCGGCCGCGCCGACGAAGCGGCCGCCCGTCCGCGCGCAGCGCCGCACCGGCCTGCTCGTGACCTTTCTGCTCGGTGGACTGACCGCCACGCCGCCGCTGGCGATGGACATGTACCTCCCCGCGCTGCCGAGGGTCGGCGAGTCGCTGCACGCGCCCGCCGCGACGGTGCAGCTCACCCTCACCGCCTGCCTGGCCGGCATGGCCGTCGGGCAGTTGGTGGTCGGCCCGATGAGCGACCGCTGGGGCCGCCGCCGGCCGCTGCTGGCCGGGCTCGTCGTGTACGTCGTCGCGACCGTGCTGTGCGCCCTGGCGCCCACCGCGGAGTCCCTGGTCGCCTTCCGGCTCGTCCAGGGCCTGGCCGGCGCGGGCGGGATCGTGATCGCCCGCGCGGTCGTGCGCGACCTGTACGACGGCGTGGCGATGGCCCGCTTTTTCTCCACCCTCATGCTGGTCTCGGGCGCCGCGCCGATCGTCGCGCCGCTGATCGGCGGGCAGATCCTGCGGGTGACGGACTGGCGCGGGGTGTTCGTGGTGCTCGCGGTCGTCGGTGTGCTGCTGACCGCCGTGGTCGGGGCGAGGCTCCCGGAGACCCTGGAGCCCGCCGACCGCCATCAGGGCGGCGTCGGCGAGGCCCTGCACGCGATGCGCCGCCTGCTCGCCGACCTGCCCTTCACCGGCTACATGCTGTCCGGCGGCTTCACCTTCGCCGCCCTGTTCGCCTACATCTCCGCCTCGCCGTTCGTCGTCCAGGAGATCTACGGCGCCTCCCCGCAGACCTTCAGCCTGCTGTTCGCCGTGAACTCCGTCGGACTGGTCGTCGCCGGCCAGATCAACGGCAAGGTGCTGGTCGGCCGGGTCAGCCTGGAGCGGGTCTTCGCCGCCGGACTGGGCATCGTCGTACTGGCCGCGGTGGCGCTGCTGCTGATGTCGCTGGACGTCTTCGGCGAGACGGGGCTCACCCCGATCGCCGTCGCGCTGTTCGTCCTGATGTCCGCCATGGGCTTCGCCCTGCCCAACGCCCAGTCCCTCGCGCTGCTGCGCGTCCGGCACTCCGCCGGCTCCGCGTCCGCCCTGCTCGGCGCGACCTCCTTCCTGGTCGGCGCCGTCGCCTCGCCGCTCGTCGGCATCGCCGGCGAGCACACCGCCGTCCCGATGGCCGTCGTCCAACTGGCGGCCGCCCTGGTGGCGGTGGGCTGCTTCGTGGGAATGTGCCGTCCCTGGAACACACGTACGGTGGCTGAGGGCGGGGGGACTCCCCGCTCGGGCGCATCCGAGAACTTGGGGGAAGAGAGCTGA
- a CDS encoding serine hydrolase domain-containing protein produces MRELGGRELSAPRLRRGTPERAGLDPGGLQLLVRDVQDLTTGRQPWAAGAVVVAGRGPVLAVEAATGYAVRYAAHAPLADAGVELPAARRVPMTVDTPFDLASLTKLFTAVAAVQQIERGTLGIDARVGAYLPEFRAADRHGVTVRQLLTHTSGLRPELPLYDCADDAERLALLRAEPPTAEPGVYRYSDLNMLLVQYVLERVTGRALDVLVRDGITRPLGMAATGFGPCPGAAATEDQRRPWAKADRGMLRGVVHDENAWALGGVAGHAGLFGTGRDLAVFCRTLLAGGSYGPARILGPDFVELLLTPPGLGFVLDQPWFMGELAGRGAAGHTGFTGTSLVLDRATDTFLVLLANTVHPRRRAPDSRPRAAAGTRVARAVRGT; encoded by the coding sequence ATCCGAGAACTTGGGGGAAGAGAGCTGAGCGCGCCGAGACTGCGCCGTGGCACACCGGAACGGGCCGGACTCGACCCCGGCGGGCTCCAGCTGCTCGTCCGCGACGTCCAGGACCTCACGACCGGTCGGCAGCCGTGGGCGGCGGGCGCCGTCGTCGTCGCCGGGCGCGGGCCGGTGCTCGCGGTCGAGGCGGCGACGGGGTACGCGGTGCGCTACGCGGCCCACGCCCCCCTGGCCGACGCGGGTGTGGAGCTGCCGGCCGCGCGCCGGGTGCCGATGACCGTGGACACGCCCTTCGACCTCGCCTCGCTCACCAAGCTGTTCACCGCCGTCGCCGCGGTGCAGCAGATCGAGCGCGGCACGCTCGGCATCGACGCGCGGGTGGGCGCGTACCTGCCGGAGTTCCGGGCCGCCGACCGGCACGGCGTCACCGTACGGCAGCTGCTCACCCACACCTCGGGGCTGCGCCCCGAACTCCCGCTGTACGACTGCGCGGACGACGCGGAGCGGCTGGCGCTGCTGCGGGCCGAACCCCCGACGGCGGAACCCGGCGTGTACCGCTACTCCGACCTGAACATGCTGCTGGTCCAGTACGTCCTGGAACGCGTCACCGGCCGCGCCCTGGACGTCCTCGTCCGGGACGGGATCACCCGGCCGCTCGGGATGGCGGCGACCGGCTTCGGCCCGTGTCCGGGCGCGGCGGCGACGGAGGACCAGCGGCGGCCGTGGGCGAAGGCGGACCGGGGCATGCTGCGGGGGGTCGTCCACGACGAGAACGCGTGGGCCCTCGGCGGGGTGGCCGGTCACGCGGGTCTGTTCGGTACGGGGCGGGACCTGGCGGTGTTCTGCCGGACGCTGCTGGCGGGCGGCTCGTACGGGCCGGCGCGCATCCTGGGGCCGGACTTCGTGGAGCTGCTGCTGACGCCGCCCGGCCTCGGCTTCGTGCTCGACCAGCCGTGGTTCATGGGGGAGCTGGCGGGGCGGGGAGCGGCGGGGCACACCGGTTTCACGGGGACGTCGCTGGTGCTGGACCGGGCCACGGACACCTTCCTGGTGCTGCTGGCGAACACGGTGCACCCGCGCCGCCGGGCGCCGGACAGCCGGCCGCGGGCGGCGGCGGGCACCAGGGTGGCGCGGGCGGTGCGGGGGACCTGA
- a CDS encoding small ribosomal subunit Rsm22 family protein gives MNVPVLPAENLRAALAGLLDGLPPKQAAQAVERLIANYRGATPTDAPILRDRADVVAYAAYRMPATFEAVRSALAAFAAAVPDWVPGGHVDVGGGTGAGSWAVTATWDGVRPVTVLDWAEPALALGREIAAANPALRDARWQRSRIGSALTLDDTDLVTVSYVLNELSEPDRAALVDAAARAAGAVVIVEAGTPDGYARVIDARDRLIGAGFHIAAPCPHSAACPIVPGTDWCHFSARVSRSSLHRQVKGGSLAYEDEKFSYVAATRFRPAPAASRIVRKPQIRKGQVLLDLCEADELLRRTTVTKRHGDLYRAARDADWGDAWPPAD, from the coding sequence GTGAACGTCCCAGTACTCCCGGCCGAGAACCTCCGCGCCGCCCTCGCCGGGCTGCTCGACGGACTGCCGCCCAAGCAGGCCGCGCAGGCCGTGGAGCGGCTGATCGCCAACTACCGGGGCGCCACCCCGACCGACGCCCCGATCCTGCGGGACCGCGCGGACGTCGTCGCCTACGCCGCCTACCGGATGCCCGCCACCTTCGAGGCGGTCCGCTCGGCCCTGGCGGCGTTCGCCGCGGCCGTGCCCGACTGGGTGCCCGGCGGGCACGTGGACGTCGGGGGCGGCACGGGCGCCGGGAGCTGGGCCGTCACCGCGACCTGGGACGGGGTCCGGCCCGTGACGGTGCTGGACTGGGCCGAACCCGCGCTCGCGCTCGGGCGGGAGATCGCCGCCGCCAACCCCGCGCTGCGGGACGCCCGGTGGCAGCGCTCCCGCATCGGCTCGGCGCTCACCCTCGACGACACCGATCTCGTCACCGTGTCCTACGTCCTCAACGAGCTGTCCGAGCCCGACCGCGCCGCCCTCGTCGACGCCGCCGCCCGCGCCGCCGGCGCCGTCGTGATCGTCGAGGCCGGCACGCCCGACGGCTACGCGCGCGTGATCGACGCCCGCGACCGCCTGATCGGCGCCGGCTTCCACATCGCCGCGCCCTGCCCGCACAGCGCGGCCTGCCCCATCGTCCCCGGCACGGACTGGTGCCACTTCTCCGCCCGGGTCAGCCGCTCCTCCCTGCACCGGCAGGTCAAGGGAGGCTCACTGGCCTACGAGGACGAGAAGTTCAGCTACGTCGCCGCGACGCGGTTCCGGCCGGCGCCGGCTGCGTCCCGCATCGTCCGCAAGCCGCAGATCCGCAAGGGGCAGGTGCTGCTCGACCTGTGCGAGGCCGACGAGCTGCTGCGCCGGACGACCGTCACCAAACGCCACGGCGACCTGTACCGGGCGGCCCGCGACGCCGACTGGGGCGACGCCTGGCCACCGGCCGACTAG
- a CDS encoding DUF6243 family protein: protein MTRSGAGNMLGVGGARRNLGREALRGGPNGSRVGGSDAQAHKRELLRRFQEKQAGRQEGAEAREGQEGQDGQEKREGEGRG, encoded by the coding sequence ATGACCCGAAGCGGAGCCGGAAACATGCTGGGCGTCGGCGGAGCGCGCCGGAACCTGGGCCGCGAGGCCCTGCGCGGCGGCCCGAACGGCAGCCGCGTCGGCGGCAGCGACGCACAGGCCCACAAGCGCGAACTGCTGCGCAGGTTCCAGGAGAAACAGGCCGGACGGCAGGAAGGTGCGGAGGCGCGGGAAGGGCAGGAAGGACAGGACGGGCAGGAGAAGCGGGAGGGCGAGGGGCGCGGCTAG
- a CDS encoding TetR/AcrR family transcriptional regulator, with product MSQKSAPRPPKTSPDATRRSEKSRRAIYAAALELVGEVGYAKTTIEGIAARAGVGKQTIYRWWSAKADVLLEAFLDLGEQAAEQAAGPGAEYGIPDTGDLAADLKAVLRATVDELLDPRFEVPSRALAAEGVVNEELGREFVAKLLDPSLQLYVRRLRSAQDAGQVRPEVDPRIALELFVSPLAQRWLQHTGPISYAYTDTLVDYALYGLAPR from the coding sequence ATGTCCCAGAAGTCCGCACCGCGCCCCCCGAAGACCTCCCCCGACGCCACCCGCCGCAGCGAGAAGTCCCGCCGCGCCATCTACGCCGCCGCGCTCGAACTCGTCGGCGAGGTGGGCTACGCCAAGACCACCATCGAGGGCATCGCCGCCCGCGCCGGCGTCGGCAAGCAGACGATCTACCGCTGGTGGTCCGCCAAGGCCGACGTCCTGCTGGAGGCCTTCCTCGACCTGGGCGAGCAGGCGGCCGAACAGGCCGCCGGACCCGGCGCGGAGTACGGCATCCCGGACACCGGCGACCTCGCCGCCGACCTCAAGGCCGTCCTGCGCGCCACCGTCGACGAACTGCTCGACCCCCGCTTCGAGGTGCCCTCCCGGGCGCTGGCCGCCGAGGGCGTCGTCAACGAGGAACTCGGCCGGGAATTCGTCGCCAAGCTCCTCGACCCCTCCCTCCAGCTCTATGTGCGGCGGCTGCGCTCCGCGCAGGACGCGGGCCAGGTGCGCCCCGAGGTGGACCCGCGCATCGCCCTGGAACTCTTCGTCTCCCCGCTCGCCCAGCGCTGGCTCCAGCACACCGGCCCCATCTCGTACGCGTACACCGACACACTCGTCGACTACGCCCTGTACGGCCTCGCTCCCAGATGA
- a CDS encoding bifunctional DNA primase/polymerase, whose product MSAEFGGRTGRQGKLSQWLRGRRPKETAAGDGREALLLATAAAGLPLAPAAHPAPGYRCSCDRVGCPTPARHPVSFAWQTQSTTDRAQIERWARHQPQANFITATGMVHDVLDVPLEAGREALERLLASGVEVGPVAESDDGRMLFFTLTRGTPEDEDEWWPCELDCHPETMDEHPGLRWHCRGSYVLVPPARLPGDDQTVHWLRGPEHPLPDPLSLLEALTDACGRYAGAEGHVDSAWPLRH is encoded by the coding sequence ATGAGCGCGGAGTTCGGCGGTCGTACCGGCCGGCAGGGCAAACTCTCCCAGTGGCTGCGAGGCCGCCGCCCGAAGGAGACCGCCGCCGGCGACGGCCGCGAGGCCCTGCTGCTCGCCACCGCCGCCGCGGGACTGCCCCTGGCGCCCGCCGCGCACCCGGCGCCCGGGTACCGATGTTCCTGTGACCGCGTCGGCTGTCCGACCCCCGCCCGGCACCCGGTGTCGTTCGCCTGGCAGACGCAGTCCACCACCGACCGCGCCCAGATCGAGCGCTGGGCCCGGCATCAGCCGCAGGCCAACTTCATCACCGCGACCGGCATGGTGCACGACGTCCTCGACGTACCCCTGGAGGCCGGCCGGGAGGCGCTGGAGCGGCTGCTCGCCTCGGGCGTCGAGGTCGGCCCGGTCGCCGAGAGCGACGACGGCCGCATGCTGTTCTTCACCCTCACCCGCGGCACCCCCGAGGACGAGGACGAATGGTGGCCGTGCGAGCTGGACTGCCACCCCGAGACGATGGACGAGCACCCGGGCCTGCGCTGGCACTGCCGCGGCTCCTACGTCCTCGTCCCCCCGGCCCGCCTCCCCGGCGACGACCAGACGGTGCACTGGCTGCGCGGCCCGGAGCATCCGCTGCCGGACCCGCTGAGCCTGCTGGAGGCCCTCACCGACGCCTGCGGCCGGTACGCGGGTGCCGAGGGCCACGTCGACTCGGCCTGGCCCCTGCGCCACTGA
- a CDS encoding PhzF family phenazine biosynthesis protein has protein sequence MTDYDVLRVFCAANGGYGNELGVVRDGSVVPERGERQALAAKLGFSETVFVDDPERGVIDIYTPGDRLPFAGHPCVGAAWLLDVPELVTAAGPVGARQDGEFSWIEARAEWAGQRTLRQYRSAAEVDALPVPPAGEWTYAWAWEDEAAGRVRARGFPGRGEGVVEDEATGTAALLLTARLGRALNIAQGAGSQILTAPQPQGWVEIGGRVVLER, from the coding sequence GTGACTGATTACGACGTGCTGCGCGTCTTCTGCGCGGCGAACGGCGGATACGGCAACGAACTGGGCGTGGTCCGCGACGGTTCGGTCGTGCCGGAGCGCGGCGAGCGGCAGGCGCTGGCCGCCAAACTCGGATTCAGCGAGACCGTGTTCGTCGACGACCCCGAGCGCGGTGTCATCGACATCTACACGCCCGGCGACCGGCTGCCCTTCGCCGGGCACCCCTGCGTCGGCGCGGCCTGGCTGCTGGACGTGCCCGAACTCGTCACGGCCGCGGGCCCGGTCGGCGCCCGGCAGGACGGGGAGTTCAGCTGGATCGAGGCGCGGGCGGAGTGGGCCGGGCAGCGCACCCTGCGCCAGTACCGCAGCGCCGCCGAGGTGGACGCGCTGCCCGTACCGCCGGCGGGCGAGTGGACGTACGCCTGGGCCTGGGAGGACGAGGCGGCCGGCCGGGTCAGGGCCCGCGGCTTCCCCGGCCGCGGCGAGGGTGTGGTCGAGGACGAGGCGACCGGCACGGCGGCCCTGCTGCTCACGGCACGCCTCGGCCGCGCCCTGAACATCGCCCAGGGCGCGGGCTCGCAGATCCTGACGGCGCCCCAGCCCCAGGGATGGGTGGAGATCGGCGGACGCGTGGTCCTGGAACGCTGA
- a CDS encoding heme oxygenase (biliverdin-producing) produces the protein MDSFPSFSTLIRTASHEQHVEAETSTFMSDLLGGRLGLDAYARYTEQLWFVYEALEAGAGALTADPVAGPFIRPELFRLGALERDLEHLRGAGWRSTLEPLPATRAYAQRVAECARAWPAGYVAHHYTRYLGDLSGGQIIRDRAERTWGFAKKGDGVRFYVFEEIANPAAFKRGYRDLLDTIDADDLEKQRVVAECKKAFALNTDVFRALGEEFRLSA, from the coding sequence ATGGACTCGTTCCCGTCGTTCTCGACACTCATCCGCACCGCGTCCCACGAGCAGCATGTGGAGGCGGAGACCTCGACGTTCATGAGCGATCTGCTGGGCGGCAGACTCGGCCTGGACGCGTACGCGCGCTACACCGAGCAACTGTGGTTCGTGTACGAGGCCCTGGAGGCCGGCGCCGGCGCGCTGACGGCGGACCCGGTGGCGGGACCGTTCATCCGGCCGGAGCTGTTCCGGCTCGGCGCGCTGGAGCGGGACCTGGAGCATCTGCGGGGCGCGGGGTGGCGGTCCACGCTGGAGCCGCTGCCGGCGACCCGGGCCTACGCGCAGCGGGTCGCCGAGTGCGCCCGCGCGTGGCCGGCGGGCTATGTCGCCCACCACTACACCCGCTACCTCGGCGACCTGTCCGGCGGCCAGATCATCCGCGACCGGGCCGAGCGGACGTGGGGTTTCGCGAAGAAGGGCGACGGCGTCCGCTTCTACGTCTTCGAGGAGATCGCGAACCCGGCCGCCTTCAAGCGCGGGTACCGCGACCTGCTGGACACGATCGACGCGGACGACCTGGAGAAGCAGCGGGTCGTGGCGGAGTGCAAGAAGGCGTTCGCGCTGAACACCGACGTGTTCCGGGCGCTCGGCGAGGAGTTCCGGCTGTCGGCGTGA
- the map gene encoding type I methionyl aminopeptidase, which yields MSGQSLLVPGKLSPTRSVPGNIRRPEYVGRPAPTPYTGPEVQTPQTVEAMRTAGRIAARAMAAAAELIAPGVTTDELDRVAHEYLCDHGAYPSTLGYRGFPKSLCTSVNEVICHGIPDSTVLRDGDIVNLDVTAYIGGVHGDNNATYLVGDVDEESRLLVERTRESLDRAIKAVRPGRQINVIGRVIESYAKRFGYGVVRDFTGHGINSSFHSGLIIPHYDSPHATTVMQPGMTFTIEPMLTLGTHEYDMWDDGWTVVTKDRRRTAQFEHTLVVTETGAEILTLP from the coding sequence ATGTCTGGCCAGTCGCTGCTCGTACCAGGGAAGCTCTCTCCCACCCGTTCCGTGCCCGGAAACATCCGCAGGCCCGAGTACGTCGGCAGGCCCGCGCCGACGCCGTACACCGGTCCCGAGGTGCAGACCCCGCAGACCGTCGAGGCGATGCGGACCGCCGGGCGGATCGCCGCGCGGGCGATGGCGGCGGCGGCCGAGCTCATCGCGCCGGGGGTGACGACGGACGAACTGGACCGGGTGGCCCACGAGTACCTGTGCGACCACGGCGCCTATCCGTCGACGCTCGGCTACCGCGGTTTCCCCAAGTCGCTGTGCACCTCGGTCAACGAGGTGATCTGCCACGGCATCCCGGACTCCACGGTGCTGCGCGACGGCGACATCGTCAACCTCGACGTGACGGCGTACATCGGCGGGGTGCACGGCGACAACAACGCCACCTACCTGGTCGGTGACGTGGACGAGGAGAGCCGGCTGCTGGTCGAGCGGACGCGGGAGTCCCTCGACCGCGCGATCAAGGCGGTCAGGCCGGGCCGGCAGATCAATGTCATCGGCCGGGTCATCGAGTCGTACGCGAAGCGCTTCGGCTACGGCGTGGTGCGGGACTTCACCGGTCACGGCATCAACTCGTCGTTCCACTCGGGCCTGATCATCCCGCACTACGACAGCCCGCACGCCACGACGGTGATGCAGCCCGGGATGACCTTCACCATCGAGCCGATGCTGACGCTCGGGACCCACGAGTACGACATGTGGGACGACGGGTGGACGGTCGTGACGAAGGACCGCAGGCGCACTGCGCAGTTCGAGCACACCCTGGTCGTGACGGAGACCGGGGCGGAGATCCTCACCCTGCCCTGA
- a CDS encoding MFS transporter → MSKTVPAPPSGLRALLPDLSPWRASRDFRRLWMSGLVTNFGSFLTFVAVPVQMKELTGSAAAVGAIGAVELVPLVVFGLYGGALADAWDKRRLIVWTELGMGLLSAALLVNALLPDPAVWPLYVIAALSSALVSVQRPALDSLLPRIVAHEHLPAAASLNALRWQVGGIAGPALAGVVVAYAGLGWAYAVDLATFAVSLALVVGLASSPASHEAAKPSLRSIAEGARYAWNRKELLGTYAIDLAAMFLAMPLAVLPFLADDLDAEWSLGLMYAAIPAGALLVSLTSGWTSRVHRHGRMVAVAAVGWGLAVAAAGIVGDVWLVLLFLALGGCCDMVSGIFRSAMWNQTIPDELRGRLAGIELLSYSVGPQLGQVRAGGMAAWAGVRTSVWSGGLLCAAGVGLLALCLPKLMTYDARTDEHAVRLRERRAAAAEPV, encoded by the coding sequence GTGAGCAAAACAGTCCCCGCACCTCCCTCCGGCCTGCGCGCCCTGCTGCCCGATCTCTCGCCCTGGCGGGCTTCCCGGGACTTCCGGCGGCTGTGGATGTCGGGCCTGGTCACCAACTTCGGCAGCTTCCTGACCTTCGTCGCCGTGCCCGTCCAGATGAAGGAGCTGACCGGTTCCGCCGCGGCGGTGGGCGCGATCGGCGCCGTGGAACTGGTGCCGCTGGTCGTGTTCGGGCTGTACGGCGGGGCGCTCGCGGACGCCTGGGACAAACGCCGGCTGATCGTGTGGACGGAGCTCGGCATGGGGCTGCTGAGCGCGGCGCTCCTGGTCAACGCGCTGCTCCCGGACCCGGCGGTCTGGCCGCTGTATGTGATCGCGGCCCTGAGCTCCGCGCTCGTCTCCGTGCAGCGGCCCGCCCTGGACTCGCTGCTGCCGCGGATCGTGGCGCACGAGCACCTGCCGGCGGCCGCGTCACTGAACGCCCTGCGCTGGCAGGTCGGCGGGATCGCCGGCCCGGCGCTGGCGGGTGTGGTGGTGGCGTACGCGGGGCTCGGCTGGGCGTACGCGGTGGACCTCGCGACCTTCGCGGTCTCGCTGGCGCTGGTCGTCGGACTGGCGTCCTCCCCCGCCTCGCACGAGGCGGCGAAACCCTCGCTGCGGTCGATCGCCGAGGGCGCCCGCTACGCGTGGAACCGCAAGGAACTGCTCGGCACGTACGCCATCGACCTGGCCGCGATGTTCCTGGCGATGCCGCTGGCGGTGCTGCCGTTCCTCGCCGACGACCTGGACGCCGAGTGGTCGCTGGGGCTGATGTACGCGGCGATCCCGGCGGGCGCCCTGCTGGTCAGCCTCACCAGCGGCTGGACCTCCCGCGTCCACCGGCACGGGCGGATGGTCGCCGTGGCCGCCGTCGGATGGGGCCTGGCCGTCGCAGCGGCCGGAATCGTCGGCGACGTGTGGCTGGTCCTGCTGTTCCTCGCGCTCGGCGGCTGCTGCGACATGGTCAGCGGCATCTTCCGCTCGGCGATGTGGAACCAGACGATCCCCGACGAGCTGCGCGGCCGGCTGGCCGGGATCGAACTGCTGTCGTACTCGGTCGGCCCGCAGCTGGGGCAGGTCCGCGCGGGCGGCATGGCGGCCTGGGCGGGAGTGCGGACGTCGGTGTGGTCGGGCGGGCTGCTGTGCGCGGCGGGCGTGGGGCTGCTGGCGCTGTGCCTGCCGAAGCTGATGACGTACGACGCGCGGACCGACGAGCACGCGGTGCGGCTGCGCGAACGGCGCGCAGCCGCGGCGGAACCCGTGTGA